The segment TCACATTTGATAAAGAGTGCACAAACATCTTTTTTACAGGCTCAATAAATAATCTATAAGCACAAATGCCTCTTGTAACAAAGCAATGTAAAGCAAACACATTGGgcaaaaaaagagaaacagatAAGCCAAAGACAGTAAACTATACAAACGATTACAGCTGCCTTCATTTTTAGATTTAGGCATTGCGtgaaaaatgtatatgaaaTCTATTTTGTCAGTTTAACACAGATAAATAGGGAAgtgtcaaaacaacaaaaacacctgctgGACGTGCATgccaaaaaggcaaaaaaaagagTGTTAACTACAGACTGGTAGGCCTACTTATTATCTGaataattttattaaatttagttttaattgcTGGGGTTAAAAATTGGTTTTGAATTGATCTTTTAAACAGTCCTTTCAACATTATAGTTTGTCAATAGAAGAAGCAAAAAGTTAAACTACTGCTTATTGTGTTTAAACACAATAAATTTGGACTATGGTGGGCCATCATATTTTCTTGATGGAGCCTATTAATGGGAAATACTGAGGCTCATCTAAAGTCTTGGTAATCCAGTCTATTGGTTTGCGTAAAATGAATAGTAGGCTGCCATGCTTTTGGAAGAGGGTGTTTCTTTGCCATAGGAGCTGTTGTTAACCGTGGAGATCAAATCCTCACACTTAATGTCAGCATGTGCGTCTTCTACACTGGGAGCACTGAGGGACAGGCGTCTCCTCTTGCACACTAGTGCATATGAATCTGTTTTCTCTAAAGAGACAGACACTGGTGTGTCAGTCCAGGGCATCACACTGCCATTCATCTCCTCATCCAGTGGCTTTGTTTTGTCTGAGTCTTCAGGAAAATTAGATATGGGACATGCCCGTGGGGACCAGGGTAGGCTGGGGGACACCTTCCTCTGATAGGCCACTCTAGACCCCCAGCCCTGGGTCATGGTGGAGAAGGGCGAGTCGCTGTAATAACTCAGGGCGTGTGATGTTTGCATGGACAGGGACTTGATGCCATAGGGCAGCAGAGGGCTGTACTCCCCTTCATATGGGCTCAGGTCGAGCTTGTtgttgctgctactgctgctgtttccTCCTTGCTGCACTGAAGTGACAAACCACCTCTGTGACACTCCATCATCTGTCTGGGGGGACAGGAGGCTGTTGGTCTGTGGCACAGCTCTCTCACTGTTGTAATAGCGGTTTTGAGGAAGGTTGTGTACTAACTGGTCCTGGAACAGAGGCTGCATGGTATAGCGTGCCCCAGGTACAATCTGGTGAGCACGAGAAGATTCAGTGGGGGACGGGGTGAGCCGGTCACTCTCCGGAGCAGTGTACATTCTGAAAAATACATGAGTTATGTGGAAGGCCTCTAGATCAATGGATATAAATAACAATGAAGATATACTCACGAATCATAATTATCTCTGAATCCTTTGGCAAAAGGGTTATGATCTATTTTTAATTGTGTGATCTAAAAGAAAATAAGTAGCAGAGAAGTAAGATTTCTGGAGAATATACTCACTTCTAAAATAAGTGGTATGGCCACTTACATCAGTGTTTTGGTAGGCAGTGACAGCTATAAACTGCGTCTCTGGGAAAGTGAAAGTCTGGGTTTTGTGTTCACTGCTGATGTCCTCCACTCCATCCTCAGAGACCTCCACGATGTGCAGCCGCGGCTGATATTTGTGCAGTGATTGCAATACAATCAtctagaaagaaagaaattggTAAAAGTTACAATTTTGTTTCACTATTTAGCCAGCTATGACATTCTCAAACCTAGCCTAATTTACACAATTTTAAAATcactttaatataaaaaaaaaacaacaaacaaaacatacagaTATTTGGAGGTATTCAATAGGCCAGAATTTTGACATTTAATGAACTTAGTACCTAAGTATGAACAAGTACCTGAGATGTGCTGTGATTGGTGCCTTTATTGTTGGTCAGTTTGAGTTTACTGAAGGAGATCTCTTGTCTCATCCAGTGGGCTCCAGTATTTGGTGATTCAGGGtggatatatattttatttcctatgaaaaaatagtaataattttGTGTACATTTGTCCTTTATTCATCAGGCTATACTTTACAGAAGTAATTGTAAAATGGCCAACAGTTCTCAAATCTGCTCTCCTCAAACAATAGTAAAGATTGTGTGAACTTGTGCGCGTGTGGACTCTACCTTGACTGCTGCTGTCCGCCTTGCCGCACGTGACCCACTTGCCTCCTTGAAATCGCCAGTGGTTGGGGTCCGCGAGAACCACCTCCACAAACACGTTGTAATGTGCAGTTAGGTTTAGTCCAGCTatgttaaaacttaaaaaaggaAACATACGCCTGGGAAAACAGAAAATATCGACTTTTGATAGGGCTGACGTGAAACCATGCGCACACAGCAAAGTTTGTCGTGGTTGAGCGGTGCGTACCTGCCCTGTTTAGTGATAATCATCTCCGTGTGGTGTCGGTGGAACTTGAGCCACAGTGGCCGATTGCAAAGGTAGACCTGAGCGCGCGTGTGCGCCGTGGACGCAGGTAGGGCCATGTTGCTGGCGTAGGACGGGTAGAGGCAGCCAGGACTCTGGCCCAGTTGATAGGCCGGACTGAAGTGGCCTCtgccagaggaggagggggagaatcccGTTGGAGGCAGAACGGAGCTCAGATGCAGAGATGAGGGGTACCGGGGTGCACTTGAGGAGCTGTAAACAGTGCCGCTCGCCGTGTAAGGAAGGAACGAGCACGGGTTGCCCGGCTCTGTGCTCTGTTTGGAGGTTGAGGGTGGGATGTAGTAGCGGTCCACGCCATGCTCCGTAAACCTGTTGGCTGCCGACGGTTCCCGCTCCAAGGCCGGAGACTTGCGCTTCTCATCAGATGCGTCTTTAGCAGGTGAGAAAGGACTGCTGTCTCCATCACTGCCGAGCATTTTTATAACCTAAGAAATACAATAAAGAACAAGGCTGTATATTTTGCTCTATTGCATTTTAtacaactatatatatatatatatatatatatatatatatatatatatatatatatatatatatatatatatatatatatatatatatatatatatatatatatatataaaataaaaaactatcaTCCACCATATCATGTGTGCCAACCAACGGATTTTGAAGAAAcgaacaaatacatttacaattttGTTTGGCCTATTTACAGGTAAACCATTACTGTGTCTGTTAAACTTTCGAAAAACAGGTTAAATTATAAATAGGCTATATCCTAAGGCTTTTTTATAGCTGTAAAAATCCTGAAATATATCTGTCAATCtcatataaataatatacatttactTAAATCGTGGCTAACGCACAGCACCATTTTTACGCGCGGGAAGAATTTGATCAAATAGTAAGTTTCTTGTGCTGATGATAGATTATGTTTCAGACATTTTCAGAAAGTTAACACGTTTAATGTTATTGCAAGGCTGCGCTTTCTACATGGATCTATAAAATGATATTGAATGAATTAACATTTGAAATTAGGCTATAGGCTATATGTCTAATTAAACGTTTTGGTAATAATTAACCtacattatttctatttatttgacGTGAAAAAGCACACACCTAGACTAATTTTATCccgtttgaaaaaaataaataaataagtgacgTTTTATTAATctgataaatgatgtctaaaaTGACACGAATAATGTCTGGATAAAAATTACCAGTAAAATCAATAACCcaattaagtaaaaaataaataaataaaaaaaatttaaaaatcgtGTGACCATTATCAggccaataaaacaaaaatagccAACAGTGGTCTATAAATTTATTTTTCTAAGATCATGGGCCTGAGCTGTAAAATTTGTAGAGctaaaatgtatgaaaagcAGTGACTTACCAAGtgcttatttgttttgtagGTAAACTGCCAAAGGGGTTGGTTCGTCTAAATGCTGATTTTTTCGTCCATGTAACTTCATAAATCTTGTCTTTGATCTAGAAGAGTGAGACCCGTGCGCAAAATGTTGAACGGCAAAGAAGCGCACCGCCGCTTTCTGCGCGCTACTGCCATGACGCACGAGTAGCAGCCTATTATCGGgtcctcctctggaccccagggGAGGGGCCGGGGATCCTCAGTATCACTGGCACAAGGTGCGAGATCTTAAAAACCACACTGCGTCTGTGAACGTCGGATTTTAACAAATAAACTCAGCCCATGCACAGGTTAATTTTAGGGGTAGGAATACTTTTATCGGTTTAAAAATGTGGGCAaatgatttatatttaaaattagtGTAATGTTCTTGATATTCCTTGAATGTTTAGAATCGAAGTAGAAGTTACGAAATGGTCAATGTGGTCACACATTGTTGTAAGCTATATTTCAGACGTTGCCACCTTATGAATTGTACCTTTATGAAATCTGGCACACAAAGACTTTCAAAAGTTAATCTTGATGTCAGTGTTTTATGAAATTCCTTTCATTGTTATGTTAGTGGTCTAGTCAATCTTGCATATTAATTCCGCTAAAACAGAATCTGGTGTAAAATGTAATGATTACAATCACATATAATatgttttgcagaatagataAGACCAGGCTTTAAACACCTTTAATAATGTTCTacaaagttcataattcaaagaCAAATGCAGACAGACAAAGTGCCCTATCATCTGTACTCTTGAGGCTCATCTTTGCTCTGTCATGTGGACAATAAGAGGCATTGTTGATTTAAGAATCAGGAAAATAACGGATACCCACTCAACATGAATACACTGATAAGCTGTCTGAATACATGAGTCAAGGGAATACACTTCCACTGGCAAACATCACAAGCAACAATGTAGGATTAGTGTGTTAATTGCATTCATAGGATTTTAATGGTGTGCTATACTCTCTAGGTCATGGTTTGAACCTAGAAGAAGTTCCTCTACTTTGGCTAAAATACAGATGTGCAAATTGTTTTTTATCTCAAATCCAAATGACATTCAACTTTTATCTTCTTCTCTGTTGTTTTACTCTGGTGCCCTTTCTGTCCCACTTTGTCCCCTCACTGTGCCTGCTTTTTGACACATCTAAAGGGATGATTCTGAATGTGAGCCATGCCCCAGGTCGCCTCTCCCACAGTGCTCTGGACAGACAGGaggacacacaaacacgcacgccacacacacactgacacacacacacacgcatccATCTATGGACAAACCAGGGTCAGCAGAAGGCCTTGTTGGTCCCAAGCCACAGGAGGAACTGAGCCCGACACTGCTGGTGATGTCACGACTGCCACACGGACTAACTGAGCATTTGATTGGCTGAGTGAATTCTCTATATTCTAAGAAAGCTGTATGGACTGTTATTCATTGTGGTTGGATAATaattactgtaaaatataaGGTATTCTGACTGTTTCAAGAGGTAGCCTATGTTTTCTGAGATGCATAGTCACAACATTCTATCAAACATATCAGGTAAAAGCTTCAAAGTTATGtccccccttcctccccctccgaTGCTTACAGTCATGGTTCAATCCTGTATTCTGCAAAGAGTAGCAGTGGGAGTGGACCATCACATTTGGTGCTCAGCGTGGGAGCGGTCAGGGGGCTGTCATGTTCCAGCTATCCCACCGAGATACGCTTCTGCCTCTCTGTAAAGATTTGGTGTTTCCTCATTTACATTTGCAAATGAGATGCTGTTTGGGTGGATTTGTACTGTGTGTGGTTATCTCTCGCTATAGGTCTACATCAATGCGGGCAGTGAATAAGCTCTTTAATGTACTTATCTTAACTTTATTTGCCTATTAGTCTGGATGAGATAAGATAAGACAAGCACCCTAATGTAATGGTAATGAGACAACGTGCAAAATGGGAATGTAGTGATTCAACAACTTTTTCATAAAATACTGAGAGTGAAAATTTTTATTAAGCGCCAAATGTCAAGCTCTGATTCAAAGTTCACACAAGAGATTCATCTTCCCAAAGTCTTTGTCGGCCAAGAACCATGACTCTCCCAAATCACTTCTTATTTGATGAGAAGTTGTTGAAGACCTAAGCCAAAACCAATTAAAGTCCTGCTCCGAGCACGTCCTAGATCTCAGCCAATCTGTAGTGTC is part of the Periophthalmus magnuspinnatus isolate fPerMag1 chromosome 16, fPerMag1.2.pri, whole genome shotgun sequence genome and harbors:
- the LOC117383424 gene encoding eomesodermin-like, coding for MLGSDGDSSPFSPAKDASDEKRKSPALEREPSAANRFTEHGVDRYYIPPSTSKQSTEPGNPCSFLPYTASGTVYSSSSAPRYPSSLHLSSVLPPTGFSPSSSGRGHFSPAYQLGQSPGCLYPSYASNMALPASTAHTRAQVYLCNRPLWLKFHRHHTEMIITKQGRRMFPFLSFNIAGLNLTAHYNVFVEVVLADPNHWRFQGGKWVTCGKADSSSQGNKIYIHPESPNTGAHWMRQEISFSKLKLTNNKGTNHSTSQMIVLQSLHKYQPRLHIVEVSEDGVEDISSEHKTQTFTFPETQFIAVTAYQNTDITQLKIDHNPFAKGFRDNYDSMYTAPESDRLTPSPTESSRAHQIVPGARYTMQPLFQDQLVHNLPQNRYYNSERAVPQTNSLLSPQTDDGVSQRWFVTSVQQGGNSSSSSNNKLDLSPYEGEYSPLLPYGIKSLSMQTSHALSYYSDSPFSTMTQGWGSRVAYQRKVSPSLPWSPRACPISNFPEDSDKTKPLDEEMNGSVMPWTDTPVSVSLEKTDSYALVCKRRRLSLSAPSVEDAHADIKCEDLISTVNNSSYGKETPSSKSMAAYYSFYANQ